In Dromiciops gliroides isolate mDroGli1 chromosome 5, mDroGli1.pri, whole genome shotgun sequence, the following are encoded in one genomic region:
- the STEAP1 gene encoding metalloreductase STEAP1, translating into MENRQDVTNQEERCNCETKPKEKMEECDDLAKDSRDISIPKTTELFHLHQTTGFDGFECPAELKDKLELFPQWRMPIKMAAIIALLTFLYTCLREIIYPLVKTRAYLFYKIPILVVNKVLPDVSLTLLALVYLPGIIAAAFQLRNGTKYKRFPDWLDKWMLARKQFGLLSFFFAALHAIYSLSYPMRRSYRYLLLNWAYKQVQQNKADAWIAHDVWRMEIYVSIGIVGLALLALLALTSIPSISDSLTWREFHYIQSNLGIFCLFLGTIHAMIFAWDKWVDIKQFIWYTPPTFMIVVLLPVVVLMGKVILLLPCYRKRLQKIRHGWEDPKKIDKAEVCVHM; encoded by the exons gcAAAGGACTCAAGAGATATCAGCATCCCAAAGACAACTGAACTTTTCCATTTACATCAAACGACTGGCTTCGATGGCTTTGAGTGCCCTGCAGAGCTGAAGGACAAACTGGAACTCTTTCCCCAGTGGCGTATGCCCATTAAGATGGCGGCAATCATAGCCCTTCTAACCTTCCTTTATACTTGTCTAAGGGAAATCATCTACCCTCTTGTGAAGACTCGGGCATACCTTTTCTATAAGATCCCAATCTTGGTCGTCAACAAAGTTCTGCCAGATGTTTCCCTCACCCTCTTGGCATTGGTTTATTTGCCAGGGATAATCGCCGCTGCTTTCCAGCTTCGTAATGGAACCAAGTATAAGCGATTTCCTGATTGGCTGGATAAATGGATGCTGGCAAGGAAGCAATTTGggctcctcagtttcttttttgccGCACTGCACGCAATTTACAGTTTGTCCTATCCAATGAGGAGGTCTTACAGATACTTGCTGCTAAACTGGGCATATAAACAG GTCCAACAAAATAAAGCAGATGCTTGGATTGCGCATGATGTTTGGAGAATGGAAATTTATGTATCTATAGGAATCGTGGGACTTGCTTTGCTGGCCCTGCTGGCACTGACCTCCATTCCATCCATCAGTGACTCCCTGACCTGGAGAGAATTTCACTATATTCAG AGCAATTTGggaatcttttgccttttcctaGGCACGATTCATGCAATGATTTTTGCCTGGGACAAATGGGTGGATATAAAGCAGTTCATATGGTATACCCCTCCTACATTTATGATAGTGGTTCTACTTCCTGTTGTTGTCCTGATGGGTAAAGTCATATTGCTCCTTCCATGCTACAGGAAGAGGTTACAGAAAATAAGGCATGGCTGGGAAGATCCCAAGAAAATTGATAAAGCTGAGGTGTGTGTTCATATGTAG